The nucleotide window GGACGGTCACATCGTCCTGGAAGCTCCCCCCGGGCCGACGCGTCTACTGCTGGGTGGCAGGCGAGAGCGGCCTTCCCACCGGCCTGCGACGCCACCTCGTCAAGGAACAGGACGTCCCGAAGTCCGACGTCTCCTTCCTCGGCTACTGGAGGCACGGCAAGAGCAGCCCCGGCTGAGAGATACCACCCCGATTCGCGCCTCCGGCGTGCCACCGCGAGCAACTCTTCCTCGCCCATGTCTGTACGGCAGTGCAAGACAGGGAGCATCGTGAACCTCCATCTCACCTCCAAGACGGCAGTGGTCACCGGCGCCGGCCGCGGCATCGGACTGGCCAACGTCCGCACGCTGATCGCCCGAGGGCGTCCGCGTCATGGGTGCCGCCCGCACCATCACGCCCGAACTGAAGGAAACCGGGGCGCTCACGGTCTCGGCGGACCTGAGCACCGCCGAAGGCGTCACCGCCTTGTTGGACAGCGCCCTCACGGAACTGGGCGGCATCGACCTGCTGGTGAAAACGTCGGAGGCGGAGAAGCCGTCCCCGGGTTCCTCGAGACCGATGACACCCAGTGGGCCCGCTTCCTCGACCTCAACCTGCTCAGCACCGTCCGCGCCACCCGGGCCGCACTGCCCAGCCTGATCGAACGCCGCGGCGCGATCGTCAACATCTCGTCCGTCGTGGCCCGCCAGCCCGGCGCAGGCCCAGCCCCCTACGGTGCGGCCAAGGCGGCCCTGACCTCACTCGGGAAGTCCCTGGCCGAAGAGTTCGGCCCCCAGGGTGTGCGCGTCAACACCGTCACCCCCGGGGTGACCCGCACCTCCATGATCGACCAGCAAGCAGAGCTCCTCCAGCAGATGCCACAGGCCCTCAACATCACCAGCGGTCGCGTCAACGAACCCGACGAAGTCGCGGCCCTGATCGCGTTCCTCTTCTCCGACCTCGCCGGCAACATCCTCGGCGCCGAGTACGTCATCGACGGCGGCATGATCAAGACCCTCTGATCCCCCGTCACCAACTCCACGCCCCGAACCGGGGTCTTCACCCCTGACGTCCCCGGCAGGCATCCTGATGGCTCGACTCGGCACGGCTCGGCACGGCACGGCTCGGCACGGCACGGCTCGACACGGCTCGGCGCTCGGCTCGGCTCCTCAGCAGGCCCATGACAGCCCGTCTCCGAGAAAGCGTCGCCATTGCTTCCATGCCGCCCCGCGCCGACCGGGCGGTGACCGTCATCACCCTCGATCGCGAGCTTCATCAACGCAGCCGTCCCGCCCCTCGACACCGAACTGCCCCTCACTCCGCACCACTTCACCTGGGGCCTCGTCATGTGCCAAACCTCCGACGGCACGCTTGGCACAACCACTCCATCTGATCACCACCGCCGTCCTCCACCGGCACGGCGTACCGGCCACCGACACCGACGCCGCACCCGTCGTGCACATGTGAGGGGCCCGGTCAGGGCGGGCATCGGTCAGGGCAGGCACCGTCATGCACATGCGAGGGCCCGGTCAGGGGCCGTGCCCGCGATACGAACCCCGGACCCACCCGGCCTCGTGAACAGCACCGTCAGCTCAAACGTACGTAGAGAGCAGAACGGTCCAACGGCACTCAGTCAGTCAGATGTGGTCTCGCGTGCCGCTCCACTCGCCTACTCCTATACAGAGGACTCTCGCTTGCGCGCATCCGCTAGGCTGTCCTTGGTCGGTCGTTGGTACGTCGCGCTGTTCGCTCGGGTGACCCTGCGGATAGCGTCGCACCACGTCTGACCAGCGGGCTTGTGCTCCTCGTCGAAAATCCGACGCCTGGATTTTCAGCAAGGTTTCCACAAGCCCCCGCCTTCGTGGGGCTTGTAGAAAACTCCGTCGCCGCAGGTCAGCGGCTGGCCAGGAGATCGCTCCGGAACGCACACCCGTCGATTCGGAAACGCTCAGCTGATCGCTGCAGGTCAGGGCGCGTCCTCGGTCGCACCGTCCAACGTTGCAGCATCAGCTGCCAGGCGCCGTCGTTGCAAGCGCCCCACTTCAATGAATGGCTTCGTTTTCTCGGCTTCATTCCTTTCCGGCTCAGCGAGGGCGTATGCGCTGGTTCCGGTCGATGCTCAGGGGCATGAGGACCGCATTCCGAAATAAGTCGCTGCACACCGCCCTGGCTGTGATTGATCGCGAAGAGCGTGTACTGCTGTGCAGGGTTCACGGTGACCCCTCGTGGCGGCCTGTCGCTTCCCGCGTAATCCGCCTCCTGCCGTCACCGTTCTCTGTCATTCATGTTCTGGACTCACTCTTCTCGCACTGGTTCCTAGCACGTACTCCGGTTGTCGGACGTTACAACCCGCTACCGGCGCGAGACAGGCTGGATGAATCGACACGCATCTTTGTAGTCCGTCGCAGCAAAATGCGATCGTTCAGTCTTCGTGCCCGCGCACGTGTTGTCACGACCGTCGATTACGCCTGGCATCCGTTGTCGAATGTCGAGGACGAGAAATTCGATGTACACCCGCGCGAGCTCGGCCCGTTCCTCCGTGGATATATCGAAGGCTGGATTCCTGACGGCATCATCACTCTCGTCGAATGACTATTCTCCCAACCAAGGAGTATGCCTCGTGACAAGTGCTCAGCATCGGCTCCAGCCGCCAGGCCGCGGACCGCTGCGGTTGGAGATCCGGACGCTTCTGGCGGCGGCCGGGCTACCCGAGGCGGACAACGACGACCGCTACCGCGCCCATGGCGTCGTGGTGACCGATCGCGGCGAGTCGGTCGGCGTGGAGTGGTTCGTCTCCCGCAGTCTGCGCCGCGCCGCCGCCGACGAACAGCTACGGGGCTGGCCCATGGGTCCGGCAGACCGCGCACAGGAAGCCGCCCGGCGTCATCTCCACGCGGCCTTGTTCGGCATTCTGACGGAAGTGGGGTACCTGGTGGAGGCTGATCCGCCTGATGCTCCGGGGGCTCTGTCCGTTCGAGCCGGCAGGGTCGTCACACCCGCGACGTTGGCCGCGGACATCCGGCGGATCCTGGCAGACCTCCGCGGCGCCACGGACGCATCAGAGGACTCCGGGCTATCACCCTCGTTGGAATAAACCCGGTCAGAGTGACGAAGGCTCCGGACCCGTCAACGAACGTCCGTGTACCAGTCCGTATTCCGTTTCAGGTAGCGGTATCCGACCCATTCCTGAGCAAGTCGTTTGCCCTCCATGAGAAGACCCACGGTGTCCGCCCGAAGTTGTTCGGGAAGCCAGTTCGCCAGTTGTGCGGCTTCCGCCGCGCTGGCCGGAGCCTCCTTGGCGTTACGGGGTCGGCCCTGACCCAAGAGCGCTTCGTACAACATTTCGGTGGGCTTTACGGTAGGCAGGCCGAGCTGTGACGCCGTGTGGGAGGCCTTCAGCGGGATGCGTACGCCGCTGAGGTCGAGGTCGCCGAAGTAGCGGATATCCGAGACACGATGTTCCTCGGTGATGGCCCGGACCGAAGCTCTGAAGGTGCCGCCAAGTCCCCAGGCGACGTATCCGAGACGGTGCTGTCCTGGAAGGCATTCGACGAGGGACCACCAGGTGGTCGAGTTCTCGACGACGAGCAGGACGTCACCGGTGCCGACCCGACAGTACCGGCCGTCCGTTTCCTCCAGGGGGAAGGTTTCGGTGAGCAGGGGTGGGGGCGGCCGGAACGTTCGGATCACCTCGTCGAGCCGGTCCGGATCAGAGAAGAGGGGTCCGGACTTCAGCTCGTCGAAGGTCTTCTCTGGCATGGGGAAGTCGGCCTCGGAGCCAAAGGTGCCGAAGATCTCCAGGGCGCGCTCGCGGATAGGTACGGCGAACAGGTCCGGGTCGCTTTTGCGCCACAGGTTGAGGGCGGTGTAGGCGGCCCGCTGTTTGGGAGTGGCCCGCTGCCATTCCCGTGCGAGCCAGTTGAGTTCGTGATGCCAGCGTGGCATCGGTTCCTCGGCACGGACGGGACGGTCCTCGGGCAGGAGCCAGATCTTGACCGGCAGAGACACCTTCTCGGACGTCCTCTCCTGGAAAACCTTGATCAAGCCATGCCGTTCCAGGATCTTCAGGCAGTTGTCGAGTACGGCCGACTCGAAC belongs to Streptomyces graminofaciens and includes:
- a CDS encoding Wadjet anti-phage system protein JetD domain-containing protein; this encodes MTQETPAEATGPSRRERELLARLRQWAKDNKRSTKSKTQIPLDAVLHTFRTVPNRNPEGEFESAVLDNCLKILERHGLIKVFQERTSEKVSLPVKIWLLPEDRPVRAEEPMPRWHHELNWLAREWQRATPKQRAAYTALNLWRKSDPDLFAVPIRERALEIFGTFGSEADFPMPEKTFDELKSGPLFSDPDRLDEVIRTFRPPPPLLTETFPLEETDGRYCRVGTGDVLLVVENSTTWWSLVECLPGQHRLGYVAWGLGGTFRASVRAITEEHRVSDIRYFGDLDLSGVRIPLKASHTASQLGLPTVKPTEMLYEALLGQGRPRNAKEAPASAAEAAQLANWLPEQLRADTVGLLMEGKRLAQEWVGYRYLKRNTDWYTDVR